The DNA window CCTGGGTTCTATCTCCATAAGTTAAAGCCAAGCTCTCGATGGTCGATTCGCGTTAGTGGCAACTGGAGACTCACCTTTGAATTCACTGATGGCGACGTTATTGTGCTTGATTACGAGGACTACCATTGATGTTGATGCATAACCCACCCCATCCCGGCGAGGTCATTCAGGGATTGTTTCTTGAACCGAATGAATGGACCCTGACCGATGTTGCTAATGCACTAGAGGTCAGCCCCGGTAATTTCTCAAGGCTGGTCAATGGCAAAATCGACCTTAGCTCTGACATGGCCGTGAGGCTGTCTAGGGTTTTGGGCCTGGAGCCGCTAACCTGGATGCGAATGCAGGCCGATCATGATGTTTGGAATGCACAACAAGATAATGACCATGCTGAGTTAAAGCGGTTGGCGGTTAAGGTTTAATGAACCAATGGAGACAGATTCAGCGACGCCCAACGAAAATGACGAAACAGAGAGCTAGGTAAATAATTCTATTGAATTTCATCATTAAAATAGATGTTTGCGGTAGTGCATATAACGCTATACGTATTAGGAGTTAAGGTA is part of the Acaryochloris marina S15 genome and encodes:
- a CDS encoding HigA family addiction module antitoxin produces the protein MLMHNPPHPGEVIQGLFLEPNEWTLTDVANALEVSPGNFSRLVNGKIDLSSDMAVRLSRVLGLEPLTWMRMQADHDVWNAQQDNDHAELKRLAVKV